A window of the Citrus sinensis cultivar Valencia sweet orange chromosome 9, DVS_A1.0, whole genome shotgun sequence genome harbors these coding sequences:
- the LOC102615696 gene encoding F-box protein PP2-B10-like, with product MAGASSLCIAWGDTPKYWKWTSLPQLRFLEVAKLNFVCWLYVKARIETKILSIRTNYAAYLVFKFIDTRYGFETRQVDFGVYFDGSDNGERRKVVLDPPANMPKLSQDRGNGRMEIEMGEFFNETGEDGTVVYSVFGFDDAKSGIIIQGIELRPKSGR from the exons ATGGCTGGGGCAAGTTCGCTTTGTATAGCATGGGGAGATACACCAAAGTACTGGAAATGGACTTCGTTACCACAGTTAAG GTTTCTCGAGGTGGCTAAACTCAACTTTGTGTGTTGGCTTTATGTCAAAGCCAGGAtagaaactaaaattttgtcCATTAGAACTAATTATGCAGCTTACCTTGTGTTCAAGTTTATCGATACCAGATATGGGTTTGAAACAAGGCAAGTGGATTTTGGTGTCTACTTTGACGGAAGTGATAATGGGGAAAGGCGTAAAGTGGTGCTAGATCCTCCGGCGAATATGCCTAAACTATCTCAAGATAGAGGAAATGGAAGGATGGAGATTGAGATGGGTGAGTTCTTTAATGAAACTGGAGAAGATGGAACGGTTGTGTATAGTGTGTTCGGTTTTGATGACGCCAAGTCCGGTATCATTATCCAGGGAATTGAGCTCAGGCCTAAAAGTGGTCGATAA